Genomic window (Verrucomicrobiia bacterium):
CGGCGCTTCCGCAGCACCAATCCGCTTCCGGCAACTCGACCAGTTGCAACCCCGGAATGGCGCGCAAGACTTCCCGGGGTTGGAGCGTCACGCGTTGTCCATGCAACAGATGGCAGGATTCGTGATAGGTGACAACTTGTGTATGCCCTGTCGGTCGCGGTCGCCGGATGCCAATGTGCGCCAGCCATTCATGGATGTCCTTCACCTTGGCGTCCCACAGCACCGCGCGTTGGGCGTAATCCGGATCCTTGGCCAGCAATCCCGCGTAACGCTTGAGATGCGAACCGCAGCCGCCCGCGTTGGTGATGATGGCGTCGTATTGATCGGGTGGAAATTGGTCAATGTTACGTCGTGCCAACTCGGCTGAAAGCGTGCGCGCTCCGTTGTGCGCGTGCAATGAACCGCAGCAACTTTGTTCGGGTGGCGTGATGACTTCGCAACCATTTTGCGCCAGCACCTCGACCGTATCTCGGTTCACATTACTGAACGTCAAATCCTGGGCACAGCCCGTCAGAACGGCGACGCGATATTTCTTCTCCCCAATCGCCGGAGTAATCGGAGCGATTAACTCACGCGAGAAGTGTTTACAAATGGTCGGCGTCATCGCCTCCAATTCCTGCAGGCGCTGCGGCAAAAGACGCATGACTCTGGTGCGGCGGATAAAGTCCTGCAATCCCAGTTCCTGATACCAGCGGATGGCGCGGCCCGCCGATTCGAGCCGGCGCAAATCCATGAACAGCCAGCCCATGGTGAACCAGCGAATAAAATCACGTTTGGGATTGGCTAAGACCCGTCGCTCCTCCGCATCGGCTCGCGCGTGCTCGAATAATTCCACGTAGTTGACCCCGGCCGGGCAGGCGGTCATGCAGGCCAGGCAACCCAAGCAGAAGGACATTTCCTCACCGAACGTGCGCGTTATCTCCATTTCCCCGTCAATGATGGCGCGCATCAGGGCAATACGCCCACGCGGGCTGTTCCGCTCCAATTTGGTGGCGTCGTAAGTCGGGCAGGTGGGCAGACACAATCCGCAGCGCATGCACTGTTGCACCACGGAATAGTCCAGATCCTTCAAATACGAATGTGGCGGCGGCTTGGGTTCCATCAATCAAACATCTTTCCAGGATTCAAAATCTGATTTGGATCCAAAATCCGTCGCAACTCGCGCATCAGGCGCATTTGCACCGGCCCGGCAAATTGCGGCAGGAAATTCTTTTTGGCCACCCCCACACCGTGTTCACCGGTGATCGTGCCACCGAGTCGAATGGCCTCGTCAAAGATCTCCTTGAACGCCTGTTCGACCCGGTGCATTTCCTCGAGGTTGCGTTCGTCGGTCAAGAAGGTGGGATGCAAATTACCGTCGCCCATGTGACCGAACGTGGCCACGCGCAGCTTGTATTTCTCCGCCGTCTTGATGACGAAGCGGATCATTTTTGCCAGCTCACTGCGCGGCACGGTGGCGTCTTCAAGAATCGTGGTTGGCGAAACTCGCGCCACGGCGGAGAACGCGCCGCGCCGTGCGGTGGCCAACTGGTTGGCTTCGTTCTCGTCTTTGGCGACACGGATTTCCAGCGCTCCGGCTTGGCGTGCAAATTTTTCCATTTCCGCCGCCTCTTCAGCCACGGCGGCTGGATGCCCATCGGTTTCCATCAGGAGCAAAGCCTCACAATCCAGCGGTAGCCCGATCTTCGCGTAATCTTCAACGCAACGGATGGTGGTGGCATCCAGGAACTCGAGCGTACAGGGAATGATCCGGGCGGCAATGATGTCCGACACGCATTGCGCCGCCGCGTCCATCTGCGCAAAAGTGGCGAGCATGGTTTTCTTGGCCGCCGGTTTGGGAATGAGGCGCAGCAGCACTTTGGTGATCACTCCCAACGTGCCTTCAGAACCGATGAATAAATCGCGCATGGAATAACCCGCCACGTCTTTGACGCATTTGTTTCCGGTCCAAAACACCTCGCCATTGGGCAGCACCACTTCCAGCCCCATGACGAAATTACGCGTCACCCCGTATTTCAGGCCGCGCAGACCTCCGGAATTTTCGGCCACATTGCCGCCGATGGTGGAAATGATCATCGAACCCGGGTCCGGTGGATAAAACAGGTTTGCTGCCGCGACGGCATTGGAGAGAACAACGGTGGTGACACCGGCTTCCGCAAGGATTGTGAGATTGGCGCGATCCAGTTCCAAAATCCGGTTCATGTGCGTCAAACACAGAACGATGCAGTCCGGCACGGGCAAACTGCCGCCGCTCAAGCTCGTGCCCGAACCGCGGGTTACGACGGGCGTCTTGGTTTCGTTGGCGAGACGGAGCACCGCCACCACCTCTTCCGTGGTTTTGGCGAACACCACGCAACCAGGCAGTTGTTGCATTGCCGCCGTGCCATCGAAGGAATAGGCCATCAGATCCTCGCGCGCGGTTTGCACGTCGGTCGGACCGACGATTTCCTTCAGTCGCACCAGAATGTCGTTAGATAGCGGCATAAATTCTATCAACGAGCATGTAATCGAAAATTGAGACGGTCAAGCATCGTCACAATGGCGACATCGAGGCCTGTCACCATACCCGCCGTCGTGATCCGCGATTTTTATCGGGCCGTGAGAGAAACTACGCACCCGGCTGAAGCAATCCACCGCAGTCGAGTATTCTTACTTTATATCTACGCATCCAGATGCGTTGATTTTTCAAGTTGAACTCTGGGCGAGCTGAATTATTATATGGCTCGTGAATAAGAACGAGTGGTTCGGGCCACAAGCGGGGTTGTTACTTAAATTGTTGCGGGAGCGCATTCTGATTTTGGATGGCGCGATGGGGACCACCATTCGTGAGTATGGCTGCGGGGAACAGCAGATTCGCGGCGAGCGATTCAAGGAAGCCAAAAAGGACCTCAAGAATAACGGCGATCTCTTTTCACTGACGCAAGCGGATACGATTGGCGATATTCACCGCCGCTTCCTCGAAGCCGGAGCGGATATTATTGAGACCAACACGTTCTCCGCCACTTCAATCGGGCAAAGTGAATTTTTTGTGGATGATCCGCGCGAAACGGGCGGGCGCAAGGATCCGGATTTTTATCAAACCGTCATTGAGAATCAGTTCCTCAACGATCTGGCGTGGGAGATTAACGAGCGTTCGGCGCGACTGAGCCGCGACTGGGCGAATCGCATTGCCAATCAGTCGGGCCGGCCGCGCTTCGTGGCCGGAGCGATAGGGCCGCTCACGGTTTCACTTTCCAATTCGCCGGACGCGGATGATCCCGGTTTTCGCGTTTGCACTTTTGATCAGGTGAAACGGGCTTACGCCAATCAAGTGCGAGCATTGTTGGCAGGCGGCGTGGATTTGTTGTTGGTGGAAACGATTTTTGATTCGCTCAACGCGAAAGCGGCGCTGGTTGCGATTCAAGAGGTGTTTGCGGCCGAGCAGAAGCGATTGCCAATCATGATTTCCGCCGCCGTGGGGCGGGGCGGCGAAACCGTGATTTCGGCACAGACCGTCGAAGCGTTTTGGAACGCCGTCAAGCATGTGCATCCGGTGGCGGTCGGACTCAATTGTTCGTTGGGGCCGGATTTGATGCGTCCGTTTCTGGCGGAATTGGCCGCGAAGTCTGACGCGGCGATTTCCTGCTATCCCAATGCCGGATTGCCCAATCCGCTGTCGCCCACGGGATTTGATCTGCATCCGGCGGACATGGCGCGGTATCTCGGTGAATTCGGCGCGAGCGGCCTGTTGAACATTGCGGGTGGTTGTTGCGGCAATACTCCAGAACACATCGCGGCGATTGCACAAGCGCTGGCCCATACGCCGCCACGCGAACCGCGCCCGGAAACCAAACTCTCAACCGGAGCGGCGCTACCGCTGCGCTTATCGGGTTCGCAACCTTTCACCCAACAGACGGGCACGTTTTTGATCATTGGCGAGCGGACCAATGTGGCGGGTTCGCCAAAATTCGCCAGGCTGATCAAGGAGAATAAATACGAGGAAGCGGTCGCGATTGCGCGGCAGCAGGTCGAGAACGGTGCCAACCTTCTCGATATCTGCATGGACGAGGGAATGATTGATGGCGTGGCGGCGATGTCCCGCTTCTTGCCGTTGCTGGGCAGCGAACCCGAGGTGGCCAAGGTGCCTTTCATGGTGGATTCGTCCAAGTGGGAAGTCATTGAAGCCGGGCTGAAATGTTTGCAGGGCAAGGGAGTGGTGAACTCGATTTCCTTGAAGGAAGGCGAGGTGAAGTTTCGCGAACAAGCGCGGAAAATTTTGCAATACGGCGCGGCGGCCGTGGTGATGGCGTTTGATGAAAACGGCCAGGCGGCGACGCTGGCGGACAAAATCCGCATCTGCGAACGCGCCTACAAAATTCTCGTGGAGGAAGTGGGCATGCCGCCCGAGGACATCATTTTTGATCCGAACATTCTGACGGTCGGAACGGGAATTGAAGAACACAACAACTACGGCGTGGATTTCATTGAAGCCACGCGGTGGATCAAAGCGCATCTGCCGCACGCGAAAGTTTCCGGCGGCGTTTCCAATGTTTCGTTTTCCTTCCGCGGCAACAACAAGGTACGCGAAGCCATGCACAGCGCGTTTTTGTATCACGCCATCAAGGCCGGGTTGGACATGGGGATCGTCAATGCCGGGATGCTCGAGGTCTATGAAGAGATTGAACCCGAGCTGCGGGAGTTGGTTGAGGACGTGTTGCTAAATCGGCGTCCGGATGCGACGGAACGATTGGTGACGTTCGGGGAAAAAGTGAAAGCTCAGGCCGCGGGCGAGGAGGTTGCGCCCGAGGAGAAAGCCGCGTGGCGAAACGGCACGGTGGAAGAGCGGCTCTCCCATGCGCTCGTCAAAGGAATTGATGCTTTTGTCATTGAAGATACCAAGGAAGCGCACGCGAAATACGTCCGCCCGCTGGCAGTCATCGAGGGGCCGTTGATGGCGGGGATGGCGGTGGTCGGCGATTTGTTTGGCGCGGGTAAAATGTTTTTGCCGCAGGTGGTGAAATCCGCCCGGGTGATGAAAAAGGCGGTCAATTATCTCACCCCGTTCATGGAAGCGGAAAAAGCCGCCATGGCGGCTCGTGGCGAAGAGGTCAAATCGCAGGGGAAAATCGTGCTGGCGACCGTGAAAGGGGACGTGCATGACATC
Coding sequences:
- a CDS encoding (Fe-S)-binding protein, which translates into the protein MEPKPPPHSYLKDLDYSVVQQCMRCGLCLPTCPTYDATKLERNSPRGRIALMRAIIDGEMEITRTFGEEMSFCLGCLACMTACPAGVNYVELFEHARADAEERRVLANPKRDFIRWFTMGWLFMDLRRLESAGRAIRWYQELGLQDFIRRTRVMRLLPQRLQELEAMTPTICKHFSRELIAPITPAIGEKKYRVAVLTGCAQDLTFSNVNRDTVEVLAQNGCEVITPPEQSCCGSLHAHNGARTLSAELARRNIDQFPPDQYDAIITNAGGCGSHLKRYAGLLAKDPDYAQRAVLWDAKVKDIHEWLAHIGIRRPRPTGHTQVVTYHESCHLLHGQRVTLQPREVLRAIPGLQLVELPEADWCCGSAGVYNLTQPEMANQLMVRKVNHIKSTGAPIVATANPGCLLQIINGAKQAGLKVRVVHPITLLAEAYRAETKSNQAPSD
- a CDS encoding FAD-binding protein, which gives rise to MPLSNDILVRLKEIVGPTDVQTAREDLMAYSFDGTAAMQQLPGCVVFAKTTEEVVAVLRLANETKTPVVTRGSGTSLSGGSLPVPDCIVLCLTHMNRILELDRANLTILAEAGVTTVVLSNAVAAANLFYPPDPGSMIISTIGGNVAENSGGLRGLKYGVTRNFVMGLEVVLPNGEVFWTGNKCVKDVAGYSMRDLFIGSEGTLGVITKVLLRLIPKPAAKKTMLATFAQMDAAAQCVSDIIAARIIPCTLEFLDATTIRCVEDYAKIGLPLDCEALLLMETDGHPAAVAEEAAEMEKFARQAGALEIRVAKDENEANQLATARRGAFSAVARVSPTTILEDATVPRSELAKMIRFVIKTAEKYKLRVATFGHMGDGNLHPTFLTDERNLEEMHRVEQAFKEIFDEAIRLGGTITGEHGVGVAKKNFLPQFAGPVQMRLMRELRRILDPNQILNPGKMFD
- the metH gene encoding methionine synthase yields the protein MGTTIREYGCGEQQIRGERFKEAKKDLKNNGDLFSLTQADTIGDIHRRFLEAGADIIETNTFSATSIGQSEFFVDDPRETGGRKDPDFYQTVIENQFLNDLAWEINERSARLSRDWANRIANQSGRPRFVAGAIGPLTVSLSNSPDADDPGFRVCTFDQVKRAYANQVRALLAGGVDLLLVETIFDSLNAKAALVAIQEVFAAEQKRLPIMISAAVGRGGETVISAQTVEAFWNAVKHVHPVAVGLNCSLGPDLMRPFLAELAAKSDAAISCYPNAGLPNPLSPTGFDLHPADMARYLGEFGASGLLNIAGGCCGNTPEHIAAIAQALAHTPPREPRPETKLSTGAALPLRLSGSQPFTQQTGTFLIIGERTNVAGSPKFARLIKENKYEEAVAIARQQVENGANLLDICMDEGMIDGVAAMSRFLPLLGSEPEVAKVPFMVDSSKWEVIEAGLKCLQGKGVVNSISLKEGEVKFREQARKILQYGAAAVVMAFDENGQAATLADKIRICERAYKILVEEVGMPPEDIIFDPNILTVGTGIEEHNNYGVDFIEATRWIKAHLPHAKVSGGVSNVSFSFRGNNKVREAMHSAFLYHAIKAGLDMGIVNAGMLEVYEEIEPELRELVEDVLLNRRPDATERLVTFGEKVKAQAAGEEVAPEEKAAWRNGTVEERLSHALVKGIDAFVIEDTKEAHAKYVRPLAVIEGPLMAGMAVVGDLFGAGKMFLPQVVKSARVMKKAVNYLTPFMEAEKAAMAARGEEVKSQGKIVLATVKGDVHDIGKNIVGVVLACNNYEVIDLGVMVPSEKILETARREKADVIGLSGLITPSLDEMAHVAHEMERTGCKLPLLIGGATTTKAHTAVKIAPNYHEPVVHVLDASRAVPTMSSLLSAESKPAFVAKITEEYEKLRVRHRTAPVKLLTLEAARANGPKLTYDNPPQPEFTGVRTLSSDGFNAAEGNDPRAFGPARAFSVSLEDIVPVVDWTPLFHAWELRGVYPKILQHERHGEQARQLFADAQKLLEEIVAKKLLRLRAVYGLFPANSVGEDVQLYTDASRQQVLTTFHFLRQQMDKGDGTPNRCLADFVAPHLRGASDNMLPDHIGAFAVTSGMGLKELIERFKAEHDDYNAIMAEALADRLAEGFAEYLHKRVRLEWGFGRTENLTTEELIAEKYRGIRPAAGYPACPDHPEKATLWKLLDVERRTGIKLTENFAMWPGSSVSGLYFAHPEAKYFAVGKLGKDQIEDHARRKNIPVAEDERWLGPWLNYNS